A single region of the Candidatus Paceibacterota bacterium genome encodes:
- a CDS encoding sialate O-acetylesterase: protein MRRTRLGWALYSVTLALVAGDGFTQAARAEVRLPRVFSSHMVLQQEKPLAVWGWAQPNETVKVQLAANSQQVKANERGEWKATLPALKAGGPYTMTVSGSSTVQFEDVMIGEVWLCSGQSNMEMGVGVSKAAKEEVAAANHPGIRLLKVTKSWKPEPQDDIEGTWKPCTPQTIAEGGWGGFSACAYYFGRELHKKLGVTVGLIDSSWGGTRIESWTPPEGFAVVPALERDYELVQLSDRRTARYRQRLEQFLQETERWLAVARQALTERKIVPTMPTYPAELQAPHHLQQATALYNGMIHPLHPFALRGAIWYQGESNRAEGMLYAERMKALIGGWRQVWGEGEFPFYYVQIAPYNYNENPEIVGEFWEAQSAAQVVPNTAMAVVNDIGDLKDIHPANKQEVGRRLALLALARTYGHDKLVCSGPAFKSMTIEGDRLRLSFDHIGGGLASRDGKPLNWFEVIDAEEGGFVKADARIDGTTVVLSAPDVKHPVAMRFAWSMLAEPNLMNAEGLPASAFRAGKEPKRELLELKVPEAKDYQLVYDLDLGKLGAQINYEADNHGKVQKPFDRIAYFLELQGADRNTQYLYVSMDAFTETLGKLGVPTVQSGAHFQQNVANMNVYSNVKGIVTGTGLAGGNIEFWPNNYGPANSANVLQASAQVWDFGDEPSGPADGYGSMQVHNHDAKQTLFAVNHWKEGDRADVGIGNQAKGNPDWTFAGNAGSYKAKRLRVLVRCK, encoded by the coding sequence ATGAGAAGAACGAGACTGGGTTGGGCATTGTATTCAGTGACGTTGGCGCTGGTTGCCGGGGACGGCTTCACGCAAGCGGCGCGGGCCGAGGTTCGGCTGCCGCGCGTCTTTTCGAGCCACATGGTGCTGCAGCAGGAAAAGCCGCTGGCGGTTTGGGGCTGGGCGCAGCCCAACGAGACGGTCAAGGTGCAGCTCGCCGCCAACAGTCAGCAGGTTAAGGCTAATGAGCGCGGCGAATGGAAGGCCACACTGCCGGCCCTGAAAGCGGGCGGCCCGTACACGATGACGGTGAGCGGTTCCAGCACGGTTCAGTTTGAAGATGTGATGATCGGCGAGGTGTGGCTGTGCTCAGGCCAGTCGAACATGGAGATGGGCGTCGGGGTGTCCAAGGCTGCGAAGGAGGAGGTGGCCGCTGCCAATCATCCGGGCATCCGGTTGCTGAAGGTGACAAAGAGCTGGAAGCCCGAGCCGCAGGATGACATTGAAGGGACCTGGAAGCCATGCACCCCCCAGACCATAGCCGAGGGCGGCTGGGGCGGCTTTTCCGCCTGCGCCTATTACTTCGGGCGGGAGCTGCACAAGAAGCTGGGAGTGACCGTGGGGTTGATTGATTCAAGCTGGGGCGGCACACGCATCGAGTCGTGGACGCCGCCTGAGGGATTTGCCGTCGTGCCGGCTCTCGAGCGGGATTACGAACTAGTGCAGTTGAGTGACCGGCGCACCGCACGCTATCGGCAGAGGCTGGAGCAGTTCTTGCAGGAAACGGAACGGTGGCTGGCCGTAGCCCGGCAGGCGCTCACCGAGCGCAAGATCGTCCCGACGATGCCGACCTACCCCGCGGAACTACAGGCGCCGCATCATTTGCAGCAGGCGACGGCGCTGTATAACGGGATGATCCATCCACTACATCCCTTCGCTCTGCGCGGCGCCATCTGGTATCAGGGCGAGTCCAATCGGGCGGAGGGCATGCTGTATGCCGAACGAATGAAGGCATTGATTGGCGGCTGGCGGCAGGTGTGGGGCGAAGGCGAGTTCCCATTCTACTACGTGCAGATTGCACCCTACAACTACAACGAGAATCCGGAGATTGTGGGCGAGTTCTGGGAAGCGCAGTCAGCGGCGCAGGTGGTGCCCAATACGGCGATGGCCGTCGTCAATGATATCGGCGACCTGAAGGACATTCACCCTGCGAACAAGCAAGAGGTTGGGCGTCGGTTGGCGCTTCTGGCTCTGGCCAGGACCTACGGGCACGATAAACTTGTTTGCTCCGGCCCGGCCTTTAAATCCATGACGATTGAAGGCGACAGACTGCGCCTGAGCTTCGATCATATCGGCGGCGGTTTGGCGAGTCGTGATGGCAAGCCGCTGAACTGGTTCGAAGTGATTGATGCGGAGGAAGGCGGCTTCGTCAAAGCCGATGCCCGGATAGACGGCACAACAGTTGTATTGAGCGCGCCGGATGTGAAGCATCCGGTGGCCATGCGCTTTGCCTGGAGCATGCTGGCGGAGCCGAACCTGATGAATGCCGAGGGCCTCCCCGCAAGCGCTTTCCGGGCCGGCAAGGAGCCCAAGCGTGAACTACTGGAGTTAAAAGTGCCCGAGGCCAAAGACTACCAGTTGGTCTATGACCTCGATTTGGGCAAACTGGGCGCGCAGATAAACTATGAGGCGGATAATCACGGCAAAGTACAGAAGCCGTTCGACCGGATCGCCTATTTCCTGGAATTGCAGGGCGCGGACAGAAACACGCAATACCTGTATGTCTCCATGGACGCGTTTACGGAGACGCTGGGCAAGCTTGGCGTGCCGACGGTCCAATCCGGCGCCCATTTCCAGCAGAACGTGGCCAACATGAACGTCTATTCCAACGTCAAGGGCATTGTCACCGGCACCGGGTTGGCGGGCGGGAACATCGAATTCTGGCCCAACAACTACGGTCCGGCCAACAGCGCGAATGTGCTGCAGGCGTCGGCGCAGGTATGGGACTTTGGGGATGAGCCGTCTGGTCCGGCCGACGGGTATGGCTCGATGCAGGTCCACAACCACGACGCCAAGCAGACGCTCTTTGCGGTGAACCACTGGAAGGAAGGCGACCGTGCAGACGTGGGGATTGGCAACCAGGCCAAGGGCAATCCCGACTGGACGTTTGCCGGCAATGCCGGTTCTTACAAGGCCAAGCGGCTGCGCGTGCTGGTGCGGTGCAAGTAG
- a CDS encoding dihydrolipoyl dehydrogenase, whose translation MNTTGAKHDYDLAVIGGGSAGYAAARTAAAEGLNTVVIEGGEEVGGLCILRGCMPTKALLYAAEIMHLASHSDLWGIHAQDVRFDFRQVMARKNALIKDFADYRVKQLTGGKFRFLRAHARFVDPHTLELSTQERLTAAHFVIATGSAVAPSPLPQLEQLGYLTSDTALQLDRLPQSLIVLGGGAVASEFAQFFTRFRVRVTQVQRSAHLLRALDEDASSALEKVFRREGINLYTDTKLRDARRVGDEKEVAFEQQEQMVRVRAEEILFALGRVPNIATLGLGQIGVQVEGRRIVTNDRMQTSLPHIYAAGDCTGLHEIVHIAIQQGEVAAHNIAHPGKLKAMDYRLLAEVVFTEPQVAFVGLTEKSARAANRPYLAASYPFNDHGKSLIMEATDGFVKLLADPAGGEILGGCCVGPVGGELIHEIIVALHKRMTVHELAAMPHYHPTLAEIWTYPAEDLAAQIPMGNTTQH comes from the coding sequence ATGAACACAACTGGGGCGAAACATGACTATGATCTTGCCGTTATTGGCGGCGGCAGCGCGGGTTACGCCGCAGCCCGGACAGCGGCGGCGGAAGGCTTGAACACGGTGGTCATCGAGGGCGGCGAGGAGGTCGGGGGGCTTTGCATCCTGCGCGGTTGCATGCCCACCAAGGCGCTCCTTTACGCCGCCGAGATAATGCACCTGGCCAGCCATTCGGATCTGTGGGGTATCCACGCCCAGGACGTCCGTTTCGACTTCCGCCAGGTCATGGCACGCAAGAACGCGCTCATAAAGGACTTTGCCGATTACCGCGTGAAACAGCTCACCGGAGGCAAGTTCAGGTTCTTGCGCGCCCACGCTCGATTCGTGGACCCACACACGCTGGAACTCAGCACGCAGGAGAGGCTCACCGCCGCGCATTTCGTCATCGCCACAGGTTCCGCTGTTGCCCCGTCTCCGCTCCCGCAGCTTGAGCAGTTGGGTTATCTCACCAGCGACACCGCCCTCCAGTTGGACCGGCTGCCGCAGTCACTCATCGTGCTGGGCGGCGGGGCGGTGGCGTCTGAATTCGCCCAGTTCTTCACGCGCTTCCGAGTGCGGGTGACGCAAGTCCAGCGCAGCGCCCATCTCCTGCGCGCGCTCGACGAGGATGCCAGCAGCGCGCTGGAGAAGGTCTTTCGCCGCGAGGGCATCAACCTGTACACGGACACCAAGCTGCGCGACGCGCGCCGCGTGGGGGACGAGAAAGAAGTCGCCTTCGAGCAGCAGGAGCAGATGGTCCGGGTGCGCGCCGAGGAGATTCTCTTTGCGCTGGGCCGGGTGCCGAATATCGCTACGCTCGGCCTGGGACAAATTGGGGTGCAGGTCGAAGGCCGCCGCATCGTCACCAATGACCGGATGCAGACCAGCCTTCCTCATATCTACGCGGCCGGCGATTGCACCGGCCTGCACGAGATCGTGCACATCGCCATCCAGCAAGGCGAGGTGGCCGCCCACAATATCGCCCATCCCGGCAAGTTAAAAGCGATGGACTACCGCCTGCTGGCGGAGGTCGTCTTCACTGAACCCCAGGTTGCCTTCGTTGGCCTCACGGAGAAAAGCGCAAGGGCAGCCAACCGCCCCTATCTCGCCGCCAGTTACCCCTTCAACGACCATGGGAAATCGCTGATCATGGAAGCCACAGACGGCTTCGTTAAGCTGCTGGCCGACCCCGCCGGCGGGGAGATTCTAGGCGGCTGTTGCGTTGGTCCAGTCGGCGGCGAGCTAATCCACGAGATCATCGTTGCCCTGCACAAGCGCATGACCGTGCACGAGCTGGCCGCCATGCCGCATTACCATCCCACGCTTGCCGAAATCTGGACCTACCCCGCCGAAGACCTTGCGGCCCAGATACCAATGGGCAATACCACGCAGCACTAA
- a CDS encoding NADH-quinone oxidoreductase subunit D: MIVEEPSSTTGAPPRETFVINLGPQHPATHGVLRVKMTMDGEYVVRAEPVVGYIHRMQEKMGENRTYAQFLPNTSRIDYLSAMTYTHAFVGAVERAAKLQIPPRVEYIRVITSELNRISSHLVWWGAFLMDLGGFTPMLYAFDDREKILDLLEGITGSRLTYSYYRIGGLYNDVDDAFVQGTREFVKQMRPRLKMYRDLVTDNIIFRKRLIGIGPISKEMCRKYGATGPVIRGSGIPYDVRRVEPYSAYPDFDFVIPTFEEGDSMARYLVHMEEIVQSLRIIEQALDKLPDGPVMAEKVPRVLKLPPGDYCYAVEAARGRFAVRIVSDNKEIPYRVKLRTPCLSNLSLFEEASQGMLLPDALALMGSLDLVIPDIDR; the protein is encoded by the coding sequence GTGATTGTCGAGGAGCCCAGTTCAACCACCGGCGCACCTCCACGCGAGACCTTCGTCATCAACCTCGGGCCGCAGCACCCCGCCACCCACGGCGTGCTGCGTGTCAAAATGACGATGGACGGCGAGTATGTCGTCCGCGCTGAACCGGTTGTCGGCTACATCCACCGGATGCAGGAGAAGATGGGCGAGAACCGCACTTACGCCCAGTTTCTTCCCAATACCAGCCGCATAGATTACCTGTCGGCAATGACCTACACCCACGCCTTTGTGGGGGCCGTCGAAAGGGCCGCCAAGCTGCAGATCCCGCCGCGCGTGGAGTACATTCGCGTCATCACTTCGGAGTTGAACCGCATCTCGAGCCACCTGGTCTGGTGGGGCGCCTTCCTGATGGACCTGGGCGGTTTCACGCCGATGCTATATGCATTTGACGACCGGGAGAAGATACTCGATTTGCTGGAAGGCATCACCGGCTCTCGCCTGACGTATAGCTATTACCGCATTGGCGGGCTCTACAACGATGTGGATGACGCTTTCGTCCAGGGCACCCGCGAGTTCGTCAAGCAGATGCGGCCCCGGCTGAAGATGTATCGCGACCTGGTCACCGATAATATCATCTTTCGCAAGCGGCTCATCGGCATCGGCCCCATCAGCAAGGAGATGTGCCGCAAGTATGGCGCGACCGGCCCGGTAATCCGTGGCTCCGGCATCCCCTACGACGTGCGCCGGGTCGAGCCCTACTCCGCCTATCCCGACTTTGACTTTGTCATTCCCACCTTCGAGGAAGGCGACTCCATGGCGCGCTATCTGGTGCACATGGAGGAAATCGTTCAGAGCCTGCGGATCATCGAGCAGGCGCTGGACAAGCTGCCGGACGGGCCCGTGATGGCGGAGAAGGTGCCGCGCGTCTTGAAGCTGCCGCCGGGCGACTATTGTTACGCGGTCGAAGCCGCCCGCGGACGCTTCGCCGTGCGGATCGTGAGCGACAACAAGGAAATCCCTTACCGGGTGAAGCTGCGCACCCCGTGCCTTTCCAACCTGAGCCTCTTCGAAGAAGCCAGCCAGGGCATGTTGCTGCCCGACGCCCTCGCCCTGATGGGCAGCCTGGACCTGGTCATCCCCGACATTGATCGCTAA
- a CDS encoding NADH-quinone oxidoreductase subunit C: protein MNATAPQPPDSVSQQAKPAAAPGFRDVSASQAAPAPNPLAHLPIPFQGVDYAAKGYHVEATVAPDQVVAVAEQLDKEGLALDTITGVDWLAEGQMEVVYDYFHPAKALRVVVRTRIPRGQPEIATIQKVYPGANWHERETHDFFGIRFLGHPNLTPFLLPEDADFHPLRKDYAA from the coding sequence ATGAATGCAACGGCTCCACAGCCTCCCGACAGCGTTTCACAGCAGGCCAAGCCCGCGGCGGCTCCAGGCTTCCGGGACGTATCCGCCAGTCAAGCGGCACCAGCCCCCAACCCGCTCGCCCACCTCCCCATCCCGTTCCAAGGCGTGGACTACGCGGCGAAAGGGTATCACGTCGAAGCGACAGTCGCGCCCGACCAAGTGGTCGCGGTCGCCGAGCAGCTCGATAAGGAGGGCCTGGCCCTGGACACCATCACGGGCGTGGACTGGTTGGCGGAGGGACAGATGGAAGTGGTTTATGATTACTTCCACCCGGCCAAGGCGTTGCGGGTTGTCGTGCGCACACGCATCCCGCGCGGCCAGCCGGAGATTGCGACGATTCAGAAGGTCTATCCCGGCGCCAACTGGCATGAACGCGAGACGCATGACTTTTTCGGCATCCGCTTCCTGGGACACCCGAATCTGACCCCCTTCCTGCTGCCCGAGGACGCTGACTTCCACCCGCTTAGGAAGGACTACGCCGCGTGA
- the nuoH gene encoding NADH-quinone oxidoreductase subunit NuoH: protein MMASFSKPLSAWWPEPLRLVLFLVGVLAFVGLNAAYLVWVERKGAGRFQRRPGPTEAGWAGLLQPIADAIKLMTKQLIVPAGADSTLFRLAPLLMMSPALMSLAVIPFGESLAARSINVGLLMIFAFGSINVMAIMLGGWSSRNKYAIISAARVVSQNVAYEIPMLLVVITMIMVTGTMNLNEIVAQQAGAFWNWNLFKVWINPLMPVTFLVFYICMLAETNRAPFDMAEAESELVAGAYTEYAGMGFGVFFMAEYANILLGCALATVLFLGGWQSPIGILPGVFWFLVKMYFLIFTVVWIRWTFPRTQFYGLLNLSWKILIPVSLVALILSSAMMKLLRA from the coding sequence ATGATGGCCAGCTTCTCCAAGCCTCTATCCGCCTGGTGGCCCGAGCCGCTCCGGTTGGTGCTGTTCCTGGTCGGCGTCCTGGCCTTTGTAGGTCTGAACGCGGCGTACCTGGTGTGGGTCGAGCGCAAAGGCGCCGGCCGTTTCCAGCGTCGTCCCGGCCCGACGGAAGCAGGCTGGGCCGGCTTGCTGCAGCCGATCGCGGACGCGATCAAGCTCATGACCAAGCAGCTCATTGTCCCCGCCGGGGCTGATTCCACGCTGTTCCGCCTCGCCCCGCTGCTCATGATGTCACCGGCGTTGATGAGCCTGGCGGTCATCCCCTTCGGCGAAAGCCTTGCCGCGCGAAGCATCAACGTCGGGCTGCTCATGATCTTCGCCTTTGGCTCCATCAACGTAATGGCCATTATGCTCGGCGGCTGGTCTTCGCGGAACAAGTATGCCATCATTTCCGCCGCCCGGGTAGTCTCCCAGAACGTGGCCTACGAAATCCCAATGCTCCTGGTAGTCATTACGATGATCATGGTGACCGGGACCATGAACCTGAATGAGATTGTCGCGCAGCAAGCCGGCGCCTTCTGGAACTGGAATCTCTTCAAGGTCTGGATCAATCCCCTGATGCCCGTGACCTTCCTGGTCTTCTATATCTGCATGCTGGCGGAAACCAACCGCGCCCCGTTCGACATGGCCGAAGCGGAAAGTGAGCTGGTGGCCGGCGCGTACACCGAGTATGCCGGGATGGGATTCGGGGTGTTCTTCATGGCGGAGTATGCCAATATCCTCCTCGGCTGTGCCCTGGCCACTGTGTTGTTCCTGGGCGGCTGGCAGAGCCCCATCGGCATCCTTCCCGGCGTGTTCTGGTTTCTCGTGAAGATGTATTTCCTGATCTTCACGGTGGTCTGGATTCGCTGGACGTTTCCGCGCACGCAATTCTACGGGCTGCTTAACCTATCCTGGAAGATTCTCATCCCGGTCTCGCTCGTTGCGCTCATTCTTTCCAGCGCCATGATGAAGCTCTTGCGCGCATGA
- the nuoB gene encoding NADH-quinone oxidoreductase subunit NuoB, which yields MAAQEDNARVLKDCAPHVQFAKLDELLALGRANSLWPLTFGIACCAIEMMAAGASRFDLARFGAEVFRPSPRQADVMIVAGTVNKKMAAAIKTLYDQMPEPKWVIAMGNCAISGGPFVFPGQYAVVEGVDKLFPVDVFIPGCPPRPEALIEGILKLEEKLTGKRRWPIVKPE from the coding sequence ATGGCAGCGCAAGAAGATAATGCCCGAGTCCTGAAGGACTGCGCCCCCCATGTGCAGTTCGCCAAGCTGGATGAGTTGCTGGCCCTGGGCCGCGCCAACTCCCTCTGGCCGCTGACGTTTGGGATCGCCTGCTGCGCCATCGAGATGATGGCGGCGGGTGCTTCGCGTTTTGACCTGGCCCGCTTCGGCGCCGAGGTATTCCGGCCCTCCCCCCGCCAGGCCGACGTAATGATCGTCGCCGGCACCGTCAACAAGAAGATGGCGGCTGCAATCAAGACCCTGTACGACCAGATGCCCGAGCCGAAATGGGTAATTGCCATGGGTAACTGTGCGATTTCGGGCGGGCCGTTCGTTTTCCCCGGTCAATACGCGGTGGTGGAGGGGGTGGACAAGCTGTTCCCGGTGGACGTCTTTATCCCCGGCTGCCCGCCGCGCCCGGAGGCTTTGATCGAGGGCATCCTGAAACTGGAAGAGAAGCTTACCGGTAAACGCCGTTGGCCCATCGTGAAGCCAGAGTAG
- a CDS encoding NADH-quinone oxidoreductase subunit I gives MKRSLIELATGFNSLLVGMRVTIRQFFRPTVTVHYPHEALKMPKRFRGHIELVRDPKTGKAICYACKLCERACPSDCIAVEGAKLEGAKKKSVTQYVLDFTKCSLCGSCVEACRDNAIRFSREYNLAGTNKEDYIMDLFKRLENERLEAERTEAPAGAPASPPAGAPGAGAPAKTVEPGQEVK, from the coding sequence ATGAAACGCTCGCTCATAGAACTTGCCACCGGGTTCAACAGCCTGCTCGTGGGCATGCGCGTCACCATCCGCCAGTTCTTCAGGCCGACGGTGACGGTGCACTACCCGCATGAAGCACTGAAGATGCCGAAGCGCTTCCGCGGCCACATTGAGCTGGTGCGCGACCCCAAGACGGGCAAGGCCATCTGCTACGCCTGCAAGCTGTGCGAGCGGGCCTGCCCCAGCGACTGCATCGCCGTGGAAGGCGCCAAGCTCGAAGGGGCCAAGAAGAAGTCCGTCACCCAGTACGTCCTCGACTTCACCAAGTGCAGCCTCTGCGGCTCCTGTGTCGAAGCGTGCCGCGACAACGCCATCCGCTTTTCCCGTGAGTACAACCTGGCTGGCACCAACAAGGAGGATTACATCATGGACCTGTTCAAGCGCCTGGAAAACGAACGACTGGAAGCCGAGCGCACTGAAGCCCCGGCGGGGGCGCCGGCGTCGCCGCCTGCGGGCGCCCCGGGCGCCGGCGCACCAGCGAAGACGGTCGAACCCGGGCAGGAGGTCAAATGA
- a CDS encoding C1 family peptidase: protein MAILAIIAGWLGFCSVRAGAERVSDTTNSASSCPELAPPVSVDLRPAFGNWGLARRSQGKRGTCSVFAITGALEFAAARRQRCGERFSVEFLNWAANRIVGEDRDGGFFSDLWRGFAAYGICLEKDLPYRAHFDPALAPAPAVLADAKTRLALGLRHHWIKEWDVKTGLTGEQLLAIKCVLNQGWPVCAGLRWPRQPKWSAGVLRMCPADSVYDGHSVLLVGYRDDPNQAGGGVFSFRNTGNGGRDGSMPYTYARTYINDAMWIEGEHE from the coding sequence TTGGCCATTCTTGCCATAATTGCGGGCTGGTTGGGATTCTGCTCGGTCCGGGCGGGCGCGGAGAGGGTGTCTGACACGACAAATTCAGCTTCGTCCTGCCCCGAGCTTGCGCCTCCTGTTTCCGTTGACCTGCGGCCCGCGTTCGGGAACTGGGGTCTCGCACGGCGCAGCCAGGGCAAACGCGGCACCTGTTCAGTGTTTGCCATAACGGGCGCCCTGGAATTTGCCGCAGCCCGCCGGCAGCGCTGCGGTGAGCGTTTCAGCGTCGAATTCCTCAACTGGGCCGCCAACCGGATCGTCGGCGAGGACCGGGATGGCGGATTTTTCTCCGACCTGTGGCGGGGATTCGCCGCCTACGGAATCTGTTTGGAGAAGGATCTGCCTTATCGCGCCCACTTCGACCCGGCACTGGCGCCGGCACCCGCTGTTCTCGCCGATGCGAAGACGCGCCTGGCGCTCGGCCTTCGTCATCATTGGATCAAGGAATGGGACGTGAAGACCGGGCTGACGGGGGAACAACTCCTGGCGATCAAGTGCGTTCTAAACCAGGGCTGGCCTGTCTGCGCTGGCCTGCGGTGGCCCCGGCAGCCCAAATGGTCTGCTGGCGTGCTCCGGATGTGCCCGGCGGATTCGGTTTACGACGGCCACAGCGTGTTGCTGGTCGGTTACCGTGACGATCCCAACCAGGCCGGCGGCGGCGTCTTTTCGTTCCGCAACACCGGCAACGGCGGTCGTGACGGCTCCATGCCTTACACCTACGCCCGAACCTACATCAATGATGCGATGTGGATTGAGGGTGAACACGAATGA
- a CDS encoding NADH-quinone oxidoreductase subunit J, with translation MTSFPASPMIVGAIFLLCVATTVVGALIAALTARIIRSVCGLAICCIGLAGLYYFLHSPFLALMEILIYVGAVCVTIVFAVMLAEPDEPVREDHRGAALLWGGVALLVSAAIFWGLWRLGAQQDWTAPAARLTDGSVRAIGKSLLTTYSLAFELISLALLVAIVGALAIARTGRTKP, from the coding sequence ATGACCTCGTTCCCCGCCTCGCCGATGATCGTCGGCGCAATCTTCCTCCTCTGCGTGGCGACGACCGTAGTCGGCGCGCTCATTGCGGCTTTGACGGCCCGCATCATCCGGAGCGTGTGCGGCCTGGCGATTTGCTGCATCGGCCTGGCCGGGCTCTATTACTTCCTCCACAGCCCGTTTCTGGCCCTCATGGAGATTCTTATCTACGTCGGCGCAGTTTGCGTCACCATCGTTTTTGCGGTCATGCTGGCCGAACCAGACGAACCCGTCCGCGAGGACCATCGCGGGGCCGCTCTGCTGTGGGGCGGCGTCGCACTGCTGGTCAGCGCCGCGATCTTCTGGGGTCTCTGGCGCCTCGGCGCGCAGCAGGACTGGACCGCGCCCGCTGCCCGCCTCACCGACGGCTCGGTGCGAGCCATTGGCAAGTCGCTTCTGACCACCTACAGCCTGGCGTTCGAGCTCATCTCCCTGGCCCTTCTGGTGGCCATCGTCGGCGCCCTGGCCATCGCCCGTACCGGGAGGACCAAGCCATGA
- a CDS encoding NADH-quinone oxidoreductase subunit A, giving the protein MDETLSGDLIYIFAFCLGGLAFALGPFAIVHLLAPRKTRNYARKTEQFIECGMDPIGDAWIRYSAVYYLYALVFVAFAVDVLYLVPVALVYNRVEEFVIRDFVELVIFVGILSLVIVYAWRKGVFEWQRKKIMPES; this is encoded by the coding sequence ATGGATGAAACGCTCTCAGGGGACCTGATTTACATCTTCGCGTTCTGCCTGGGTGGCTTGGCGTTTGCGCTGGGGCCGTTCGCGATTGTCCACCTGCTGGCGCCCCGCAAGACCCGTAATTACGCCCGGAAGACGGAGCAGTTCATCGAGTGCGGCATGGACCCCATTGGAGATGCGTGGATCCGATACAGTGCGGTGTATTACTTATATGCCCTCGTATTCGTGGCCTTCGCGGTGGATGTGCTATATCTGGTCCCGGTGGCCCTGGTTTATAACCGCGTCGAGGAGTTTGTGATCCGGGACTTCGTGGAATTGGTCATCTTTGTGGGGATTCTATCCCTGGTAATCGTCTATGCCTGGCGGAAAGGTGTGTTCGAATGGCAGCGCAAGAAGATAATGCCCGAGTCCTGA
- the nuoK gene encoding NADH-quinone oxidoreductase subunit NuoK, with protein sequence MNPLPLSERPEVYFTVAALLLAIGIFGLLRRRTLIGMLISGELVFSAASLNLMTFNRFRAPDPAVGQIFVLFIMGLAAAEIAIALSIIIAVYRNYRSVKTRELSELNG encoded by the coding sequence ATGAATCCACTGCCCCTGAGTGAACGGCCCGAAGTCTATTTCACGGTTGCAGCGCTCCTGCTGGCCATTGGCATCTTTGGCCTGCTGCGGCGTCGCACCCTGATCGGCATGCTCATTTCCGGCGAGCTTGTCTTCTCCGCCGCCTCGCTCAATCTCATGACATTCAACCGGTTCAGGGCCCCAGACCCCGCCGTGGGGCAGATTTTTGTCCTGTTCATCATGGGGCTGGCGGCTGCCGAGATCGCTATCGCCCTCAGCATCATCATCGCTGTCTATCGCAACTACCGCTCTGTCAAAACCCGGGAGCTCAGTGAGTTGAACGGATAG